A genome region from Pseudomonas anguilliseptica includes the following:
- a CDS encoding efflux RND transporter periplasmic adaptor subunit, which produces MFSQLSKRPWLIAVAISLLLVLWLFSGSLFKAQETATADAPAEEKGLTKVEAQWLEASPMQRQHVVQGQIEAWRRVELRSQISGTVTRLDQDKGNRVDAKQLLLSLSADDRPAQVARSEADVRQRESDVSAAKRLRERSLISANELLRLESELAKARAELDSARLQLRNTRINAPFAGVYDQRMVELGDFVQPGQSLLTLVDISQLKVSAQIAQQEVIQLKLGQPVKVELLDGRELQGELHFIAAADPGSRSFRIEVKVANPQALRLAGASATLHVQTGETLAHRLSPALLSLDKAGRHGVKWVNEQQQVQFTPVQLISVDNQGAWVSGLPDKVALITLGQGFVEPGQQVISQLAKGGS; this is translated from the coding sequence ATGTTCAGTCAGTTGTCCAAACGCCCCTGGTTGATCGCCGTCGCCATCAGTCTGCTGCTCGTGCTCTGGCTGTTCAGCGGTTCGCTGTTCAAGGCCCAGGAAACCGCCACCGCCGATGCGCCTGCCGAGGAAAAGGGTCTGACCAAGGTTGAAGCGCAGTGGCTGGAAGCCAGCCCGATGCAGCGCCAGCATGTGGTACAGGGGCAGATTGAGGCCTGGCGCCGGGTCGAGTTGCGTTCGCAGATCAGCGGCACGGTGACGCGTCTGGATCAGGACAAGGGCAACCGCGTCGACGCCAAGCAACTGCTGCTGAGCCTGTCAGCCGATGACCGCCCAGCCCAGGTGGCGCGCAGCGAGGCCGACGTTCGCCAGCGCGAAAGCGACGTGAGTGCGGCCAAACGTCTGCGCGAACGCAGCCTGATCTCGGCCAACGAGTTGCTGCGCCTGGAAAGCGAGCTGGCCAAGGCGCGCGCCGAGCTCGACAGCGCTCGCCTGCAGCTGCGCAACACACGGATCAATGCGCCGTTTGCCGGGGTGTATGACCAGCGCATGGTCGAGCTGGGCGACTTCGTCCAGCCCGGGCAAAGCCTGCTGACCCTGGTGGACATCAGCCAGCTCAAGGTCAGCGCGCAGATCGCCCAGCAGGAGGTCATCCAGCTCAAGCTCGGTCAACCGGTTAAAGTCGAATTGCTCGACGGCCGCGAACTGCAGGGCGAGCTGCACTTTATCGCCGCCGCCGATCCGGGCTCACGCAGCTTCCGCATCGAGGTCAAGGTTGCCAACCCGCAAGCCCTACGCCTGGCAGGCGCCAGCGCGACCCTGCATGTACAGACCGGAGAAACCCTGGCCCATCGCCTGTCGCCCGCCCTGCTGAGCCTGGATAAAGCCGGCCGGCATGGCGTCAAGTGGGTCAACGAACAGCAGCAAGTACAGTTCACCCCGGTGCAGCTGATCAGCGTCGACAACCAGGGCGCCTGGGTCAGCGGTCTGCCTGACAAGGTGGCCTTGATCACCCTCGGCCAGGGCTTTGTC
- a CDS encoding TetR/AcrR family transcriptional regulator, translating to MRYQDLLFEQRENALLDAARQLFAEQPWDRVTIAEVALAAGIGKGTVYKHFPSKEALYARLVLDLSRANLLELRELHAASPAQDAMRRVIRRAFEQMLNNPIQAQLCLHCDRPEFQERLEAPYRQQFLDMEREYQLFFGDMLGVALNNQALSQSDCQNLLWGVEACVNGVMARIASGGFAHWAEPIALEEYFARVTDFIIAGLRTQAADLLAQPYRHE from the coding sequence ATGCGCTACCAAGATCTGCTGTTTGAACAACGCGAGAATGCCCTCCTCGACGCCGCCCGCCAGCTATTTGCCGAGCAGCCCTGGGACCGCGTGACCATTGCCGAAGTGGCGCTCGCCGCTGGCATCGGCAAAGGCACGGTGTACAAGCACTTCCCCAGCAAGGAAGCGCTGTATGCGCGCCTGGTACTCGACCTCAGCCGCGCCAACCTGCTGGAGTTGCGCGAACTGCATGCCGCCAGCCCGGCACAGGACGCCATGCGCAGGGTCATTCGTCGCGCCTTCGAGCAGATGCTGAACAACCCGATTCAGGCGCAGCTGTGCTTGCACTGCGACCGCCCGGAGTTTCAGGAGCGCCTGGAAGCCCCGTACCGCCAGCAGTTCCTCGATATGGAGCGCGAGTACCAGCTGTTCTTCGGCGACATGCTCGGCGTGGCCCTGAATAACCAGGCGCTGAGCCAGAGTGACTGCCAGAACCTGTTGTGGGGCGTTGAAGCCTGCGTCAACGGGGTGATGGCGCGTATCGCCTCCGGTGGTTTTGCCCACTGGGCCGAGCCGATAGCCCTGGAGGAGTATTTCGCCCGCGTCACCGATTTCATCATTGCCGGCCTGCGCACCCAGGCAGCCGACTTGCTTGCTCAACCCTATCGCCACGAGTAA
- a CDS encoding substrate-binding periplasmic protein yields the protein MTRKLNIEHRMCRLLTALLLCAGLCQPAHSQEHIRIAIGEWPPFIGEALPHYGVVPQLINEAFATQGLSVEYGFFPWKRAYTEVKQGRWQASAIWGRTPEREADCLFSAVVYRDEVVLFYRRDKPINWDGSLTGAEQLNGLRIGIPLGSAKMPVLEQAEQRGWVQYEASGDELINLRKLAAGRIDAVDIVKGSGSHVLSQLSAKERARLTTTQIYETWDYRLIFSRQLPESERLQQLFDQGLQELKDSGRYAQLWQQFNAP from the coding sequence GTGACCCGCAAGCTAAATATCGAGCACCGCATGTGCCGTTTGCTCACAGCTCTGCTGCTCTGTGCTGGCCTCTGCCAGCCCGCACATAGCCAGGAACATATCCGCATCGCCATCGGCGAATGGCCGCCCTTTATCGGTGAGGCGCTGCCGCACTATGGTGTGGTGCCGCAGCTGATCAATGAAGCCTTTGCCACCCAGGGCCTCAGCGTGGAATACGGTTTCTTCCCCTGGAAGCGCGCCTACACCGAGGTTAAGCAGGGTCGCTGGCAAGCCTCGGCCATCTGGGGCCGCACGCCAGAACGCGAGGCCGACTGCCTGTTTTCCGCCGTGGTGTATCGCGATGAAGTGGTGCTGTTCTACCGCCGCGACAAGCCCATCAACTGGGATGGCAGTCTGACCGGGGCCGAGCAGCTCAACGGCCTGCGCATTGGCATTCCGCTCGGTTCGGCGAAGATGCCAGTGCTGGAACAAGCCGAACAGCGCGGCTGGGTGCAGTACGAAGCCAGCGGTGATGAACTGATCAACCTGCGCAAGCTGGCCGCCGGGCGCATCGATGCGGTGGACATCGTCAAAGGCTCGGGCAGCCATGTGCTCAGCCAGCTCAGCGCCAAGGAGCGGGCGCGCCTGACCACCACGCAAATCTATGAAACCTGGGACTACCGCCTGATCTTCTCCCGTCAATTGCCTGAGAGCGAACGCCTGCAGCAACTCTTCGATCAGGGCCTGCAAGAACTCAAGGACAGCGGCCGTTACGCGCAACTCTGGCAGCAGTTCAACGCACCCTGA
- a CDS encoding TolC family protein, with translation MYMFLPSPVWLLGALAAALFSLPAAALTLDEALRLAEYEAPSLTAQAAQVESARNLAIPAGELPDPKLLLGLQNVPVEGNNRGRFDAEPMTMQMLGVMQEVPSRAKRKARVEVAEAGVKRATQEQHVERLKVRRETALAWIEALGIEQKLALFSDLYAENNLLAKAVSARISAGRGATADSIGPKQEAALLAEQEDQLTQQRVQQRATLRRWVGPRGDESLAGPLPNWPVDAAHYQHNLQRHPELALYEPMAVEAQAEIRQAVAEKTPDWSWQLAYQNRDAAFGDMLSVQVSFDLPLFPASRQSPRIAAKQAQLNQLEAERAAAEREHAQQLAIDLAEYQRLERALRRSQGSLLPLAEEKVALSLADYRSGAGELASVIAARRELIETRLKHIDFAQARALTSARLYFAYEGAEQ, from the coding sequence ATGTACATGTTTCTCCCCAGCCCTGTTTGGCTGCTCGGGGCTCTGGCGGCTGCCTTGTTCAGCCTGCCTGCAGCAGCCCTGACCCTTGATGAAGCCTTGCGCCTTGCCGAGTACGAAGCGCCTTCGCTGACAGCGCAAGCCGCGCAGGTTGAGTCTGCGCGTAATTTAGCGATACCCGCTGGTGAGCTGCCGGACCCCAAATTGTTATTGGGTTTACAGAACGTACCCGTTGAAGGTAACAACCGTGGGCGCTTCGATGCCGAGCCGATGACCATGCAAATGCTTGGGGTGATGCAAGAGGTGCCCAGTCGTGCCAAGCGCAAGGCCCGAGTCGAAGTGGCAGAGGCAGGCGTCAAGCGCGCGACCCAGGAACAGCATGTGGAGCGACTCAAGGTACGTCGTGAAACCGCCTTGGCCTGGATCGAAGCACTCGGTATCGAGCAGAAGCTGGCGCTATTTAGTGACCTCTACGCTGAAAATAACCTGTTAGCCAAAGCCGTAAGTGCACGCATCAGCGCCGGTCGCGGCGCCACTGCCGACAGCATTGGGCCGAAGCAAGAGGCGGCGTTGCTGGCCGAGCAAGAGGATCAATTGACCCAGCAGCGCGTGCAGCAGCGCGCCACCCTGCGGCGCTGGGTAGGGCCGCGGGGCGACGAGTCGCTGGCAGGGCCGCTGCCGAATTGGCCGGTGGATGCCGCGCACTATCAGCACAATCTGCAACGCCACCCGGAGTTGGCGCTGTATGAGCCGATGGCTGTTGAAGCACAGGCCGAGATCCGTCAGGCCGTGGCCGAGAAAACCCCGGACTGGAGCTGGCAGCTGGCTTACCAGAACCGTGACGCTGCGTTCGGCGACATGCTCAGTGTGCAAGTCAGCTTCGATTTGCCGTTATTTCCCGCTTCGCGGCAGAGCCCGCGTATTGCAGCCAAGCAGGCGCAGCTCAACCAGCTGGAAGCCGAACGTGCCGCCGCTGAGCGTGAGCATGCGCAGCAGCTGGCCATTGACTTGGCCGAGTACCAGCGCCTTGAACGGGCACTGCGTCGCAGCCAGGGCAGCCTGCTGCCCTTGGCCGAGGAGAAAGTCGCGTTGAGCCTGGCCGACTACCGCTCCGGCGCCGGTGAATTGGCCAGCGTGATTGCCGCTCGGCGCGAATTGATTGAGACACGCCTGAAACACATCGACTTTGCACAGGCGCGCGCGCTCACCAGCGCCCGCTTGTATTTCGCGTATGAAGGGGCTGAGCAATGA
- a CDS encoding efflux RND transporter periplasmic adaptor subunit has product MSVATVKGAVLMSLMLAVGAAGGYWIAQSPMPHGADAPQMAPMADKGQVLYWYDPMVPQQKFDQPGKSPFMDMQLVPRYADEGGDSAAVSIDSSISQNLGMRLALVTRGAAASSLEVVGSLALNSRDVAVVQARSAGFVERVYARATDDVLQAGAPLADLLVPAWVSAQEDYLALRNAGDSGLLSAARQRMRLAGMPEALIAQVERSGKLQTLWTVTSPIGGVLQQLEVREGMTLAAGQTLATINGLRTVWLEVAVPEAQTKGLSKGQQVEARLPAFAGEVLSGSIADILPQANLDSRTLRVRVELDNRDGRLRPGLTAQVRLTRPAEREVLLVPSEAVIRSGRRALVMLAEAEGRYRPVQVRLGAEAEGQVEVLEGLAEGQQVVASGQFLLDSEASLRGIEVQGLGQPAIDMKLEAALHEAEGQIDGIEADGVMLSHDPFKTLGMPGMSMLFPLASPALLEGFKVGDKVKVGVRADDDGLLIERLEHVPSAQQQVQP; this is encoded by the coding sequence ATGAGTGTCGCAACTGTAAAAGGCGCCGTGCTGATGAGTCTGATGCTGGCCGTAGGTGCTGCAGGAGGTTACTGGATCGCGCAGTCACCGATGCCCCACGGGGCTGATGCCCCCCAGATGGCGCCGATGGCGGATAAGGGCCAGGTGCTCTATTGGTACGACCCGATGGTGCCGCAACAGAAGTTCGACCAACCGGGCAAATCCCCCTTTATGGATATGCAGCTGGTGCCGCGCTATGCCGACGAGGGCGGCGACAGCGCCGCCGTCAGCATCGATTCCAGCATCAGCCAGAATCTGGGCATGCGTCTGGCATTGGTTACCCGGGGGGCTGCGGCAAGCAGCCTGGAGGTGGTTGGTAGCCTGGCCTTGAACAGCCGTGATGTGGCCGTGGTGCAGGCGCGCAGTGCCGGTTTCGTCGAGCGCGTGTATGCCCGCGCCACAGACGATGTGCTGCAAGCCGGTGCGCCGCTGGCCGATCTGCTGGTGCCGGCTTGGGTCAGTGCTCAGGAAGATTATCTGGCCCTGCGTAATGCGGGTGATTCTGGCTTGTTGAGCGCTGCGCGCCAGCGCATGCGTCTGGCTGGCATGCCGGAGGCGCTGATTGCTCAGGTCGAACGTAGTGGGAAGCTACAAACGCTGTGGACGGTCACCAGCCCCATCGGCGGTGTGCTGCAACAACTTGAGGTGCGCGAGGGCATGACCCTGGCGGCCGGGCAAACCCTGGCCACGATTAACGGTTTGCGCACGGTATGGCTGGAGGTGGCTGTGCCGGAGGCTCAGACCAAAGGGCTGAGTAAGGGGCAGCAGGTCGAAGCGCGTTTGCCGGCATTCGCTGGTGAAGTGCTCAGCGGCAGCATTGCCGATATTTTGCCCCAGGCCAATTTGGATAGCCGCACGCTGCGGGTGCGGGTCGAGTTGGATAACCGCGATGGTCGCTTGCGCCCGGGCTTAACGGCTCAGGTACGGCTGACTCGCCCAGCTGAGCGCGAGGTTTTGTTAGTCCCCAGCGAAGCGGTGATCCGCAGTGGTCGTCGTGCACTGGTCATGCTCGCCGAAGCTGAGGGGCGTTATCGTCCGGTGCAAGTGCGTCTGGGTGCTGAGGCCGAAGGTCAGGTCGAGGTGCTTGAAGGGCTCGCGGAGGGCCAGCAGGTGGTTGCTTCCGGGCAGTTCCTACTGGATTCCGAGGCCAGTCTGCGCGGTATTGAGGTGCAGGGGCTGGGTCAACCTGCCATCGATATGAAGCTGGAGGCGGCGCTGCACGAGGCTGAAGGGCAAATTGATGGCATCGAAGCGGATGGCGTGATGCTCAGTCATGATCCCTTCAAGACCTTGGGCATGCCCGGCATGAGCATGCTTTTCCCGCTTGCCAGCCCGGCGCTGTTAGAGGGCTTCAAGGTGGGTGACAAGGTCAAGGTCGGCGTGCGCGCCGATGACGATGGCCTGCTGATTGAACGCCTTGAACACGTGCCTTCGGCGCAGCAGCAGGTGCAACCATGA
- a CDS encoding heavy metal translocating P-type ATPase: MNAIESIGSRQTAILIVPGMGSDHCAGLVSQSLKRLPGIAELSTSIASHKVRIEFDAEQTSLPALQQAVEQAGYQVAKAVLATTEGEPTGAAEEEQYLRDAWRRMWIAGVPATLIMLLMVLPMAGVAVPGYLAIVVVLAAIPVFIAGASTHVSAWKALRNRTANMDVLISLGSLPPYFIGLVGFIYPMTSFVEMAATITTFHLIGRYLEARAKGRASQAIRKMLELGAKSAVLLRDGKEVQVPIEAVVVGDLMLVRPGEKIPSDGEVVEGNSHVDESLATGESLPKEKGPGDAVIGATLNKEGLLTVRATRVGQDTFLAQVIDLVEHAQSSKVPIQEFADRVTGRFVPLVLLISLASLVVWLLWGESLRGVLVWGATWLPWVNPELSPGLLSAVAVLVIACPCALGLATPTALMVGAGRGAERGILYRSGTAIQMFKDIKVMVLDKTGTITLGKPVVTDCLPSAGVDEQALLRLAASVEYGSEHPIAQAMVERTKELGLELGALSEFQALNGLGVQSQVDGQLIRVGNARWMQQCQVDTAALASQLEPLENQGKTALYVARAEHLIGVVAVADSLKEDAQAAIAELRALGIHTVMLTGDNPRAAAHIAAQVGIDSVHAGVLPSGKVEVIRQLQAEYGPWVAMVGDGINDAPALKQANVGIAIGSGADVAMEAADVILVGGRLIGLVEAAQLSRLTFRKIVENLIWASAYNVAAIPIAAVGLLHPMIGVIAMTASSLSVIANSLLLKRASLSVIRKTQ, encoded by the coding sequence AGCGACCATTGCGCCGGCCTGGTCAGCCAGTCGCTCAAGCGCCTGCCGGGTATCGCCGAGCTGAGCACCAGCATTGCCAGCCACAAGGTGCGCATCGAGTTCGATGCCGAGCAGACCAGCCTTCCCGCCCTCCAGCAGGCCGTGGAGCAAGCCGGCTATCAGGTGGCCAAGGCGGTGCTGGCCACTACCGAGGGCGAACCCACAGGGGCCGCAGAGGAAGAGCAGTACCTGCGCGACGCCTGGCGACGCATGTGGATAGCCGGCGTACCGGCGACCCTGATCATGCTGCTGATGGTTTTGCCCATGGCCGGTGTAGCGGTGCCCGGCTACCTGGCCATCGTGGTGGTGCTCGCCGCCATTCCGGTGTTTATCGCTGGAGCCAGCACCCATGTATCGGCCTGGAAGGCGCTGCGCAACCGCACCGCCAATATGGATGTGCTGATCAGCCTGGGCAGCCTGCCGCCCTACTTTATCGGCCTGGTAGGGTTTATCTACCCCATGACCTCCTTCGTCGAGATGGCCGCCACCATCACCACCTTCCACCTGATCGGCCGCTATCTGGAGGCCCGCGCCAAGGGGCGCGCCTCCCAAGCGATCCGCAAGATGCTGGAACTGGGGGCCAAGAGCGCGGTGCTGCTGCGCGACGGCAAGGAAGTCCAGGTGCCAATCGAAGCCGTGGTGGTCGGCGACCTGATGCTGGTGCGCCCCGGCGAGAAAATCCCCAGCGACGGCGAAGTGGTCGAGGGTAACAGCCATGTCGACGAGTCCCTGGCCACCGGCGAATCGCTGCCGAAGGAGAAAGGCCCGGGGGATGCGGTGATAGGCGCGACCCTGAACAAGGAAGGCCTGCTCACCGTGCGCGCCACCAGGGTCGGCCAGGACACCTTCCTGGCCCAGGTGATCGACCTGGTCGAGCACGCGCAAAGCTCCAAGGTGCCGATCCAGGAGTTCGCCGACCGCGTGACCGGGCGCTTCGTGCCCCTGGTGCTGCTGATCAGCCTGGCCAGCCTGGTGGTCTGGCTGCTCTGGGGCGAATCGCTGCGCGGCGTGCTGGTATGGGGCGCAACCTGGTTGCCCTGGGTCAACCCAGAGCTGTCGCCGGGGCTGTTGTCGGCGGTCGCGGTGCTGGTGATCGCCTGCCCCTGCGCCCTCGGTCTGGCCACCCCGACCGCGTTGATGGTGGGTGCCGGCCGCGGCGCCGAGCGCGGCATTCTCTACCGTTCCGGCACCGCCATTCAGATGTTCAAGGACATCAAGGTGATGGTGCTGGACAAGACCGGCACCATCACCCTGGGCAAGCCGGTGGTCACCGATTGCCTGCCCAGCGCCGGAGTCGACGAACAGGCGCTGCTGCGCCTGGCGGCCAGCGTGGAATACGGCTCCGAGCACCCGATTGCCCAGGCCATGGTCGAACGCACCAAGGAACTCGGCCTGGAACTGGGTGCCCTGAGCGAATTCCAGGCGCTCAACGGCCTGGGCGTGCAGAGCCAGGTGGACGGTCAGTTGATCCGCGTCGGCAATGCGCGCTGGATGCAGCAATGCCAGGTGGACACCGCCGCCCTGGCCAGCCAGCTGGAACCCCTGGAAAACCAGGGCAAGACCGCCCTCTATGTGGCCCGCGCCGAACACTTGATCGGCGTGGTGGCGGTGGCCGACAGCCTCAAGGAGGACGCCCAGGCCGCCATCGCCGAACTGCGCGCCCTGGGCATCCACACCGTGATGCTGACCGGCGACAACCCGCGCGCCGCCGCCCATATCGCCGCGCAAGTGGGCATCGACAGCGTACACGCAGGTGTCCTGCCCAGCGGCAAGGTCGAAGTGATTCGCCAGCTACAAGCCGAATACGGCCCGTGGGTGGCTATGGTCGGCGACGGTATCAACGACGCCCCGGCCCTGAAGCAGGCCAATGTCGGCATTGCCATCGGCAGTGGCGCCGACGTAGCCATGGAAGCCGCCGACGTGATCCTGGTCGGCGGACGCCTGATAGGCCTGGTGGAGGCCGCGCAGCTGTCGCGCCTGACCTTCCGCAAGATCGTCGAAAACCTGATCTGGGCCTCGGCCTACAACGTCGCCGCCATTCCCATCGCCGCCGTCGGCCTGCTCCACCCGATGATCGGCGTGATCGCCATGACCGCCAGTTCGCTGTCGGTGATCGCCAATTCCCTACTGCTCAAGCGAGCTTCCTTGAGCGTTATCCGCAAAACCCAATAA